One part of the Bacteroidia bacterium genome encodes these proteins:
- a CDS encoding NADH-quinone oxidoreductase subunit J, which yields MDAAILQTILFWIFSLLGLAGAVGLLINKNPVYAALSLILNFFSIAGLYLSLGAEFLAAIQILVYAGAIMVLFLFVIMLLNLQDEQGVLKYDARRGAAFVIGIAFVGEMMYIFRSFFDDSVLGDFKYGSVEPIGRQLMTNYLFPFEIISVILLAALIGAIVVARKHTYTD from the coding sequence GTGGACGCAGCGATTCTACAAACCATACTCTTCTGGATTTTTTCCCTACTGGGATTAGCCGGTGCAGTCGGACTTTTGATCAATAAAAATCCAGTCTATGCTGCTCTCTCTCTGATTCTTAACTTTTTCAGCATTGCTGGACTATATCTGTCCCTTGGGGCCGAATTTCTGGCAGCTATTCAGATCCTCGTTTATGCGGGGGCCATCATGGTACTCTTTCTGTTTGTGATTATGCTCCTGAATCTTCAGGATGAGCAAGGCGTGTTGAAATACGACGCTCGTAGAGGAGCCGCATTCGTCATCGGCATTGCCTTTGTAGGAGAGATGATGTACATATTCAGAAGCTTCTTCGATGACTCAGTTTTGGGAGATTTCAAATACGGCTCCGTTGAGCCTATCGGTCGTCAGCTGATGACCAATTACCTTTTCCCCTTTGAGATCATCTCTGTCATCCTTCTGGCTGCCCTGATCGGTGCGATTGTAGTAGCCAGAAAACACACCTATACTGATTAG
- the nuoL gene encoding NADH-quinone oxidoreductase subunit L codes for MEALYPLIIIMPMVGSLLIGLGGFLNPGLRKQESLIGWLATACVALPFLLILHAFFNFDPAQGAVKVELFTWMQTTSGFQINFDYQIDQLSLLMGMIVTGVGSLIHIYSIGYMHGDSGYYKFFAYLNLFIFSMNNLILGDNMVVMFLGWEGVGLCSYLLIGFWFEDMNKAKAAQKAFVANRIGDFALIIAMLMIFNQINSLTFADIVVADFGENTFWIGLLIFIAATGKSAQIPLFVWLPDAMAGPTPVSALIHAATMVTSGIYLITRVHPIFLAAEEVLMIIVVVAALTAIVAAFIAIAQNDIKAVLAYSTVSQLGFMFMALGAGAFTTAIFHVMTHAFFKACLFLGSGSVIHAMEHMHTVDDPQDIRTMGGLKKYMPSTSRTFWISTLAISGIPLFSGFFSKDEILSSLFFSGYGNTLYFVVWGVAVFTAALTAFYMTRVTFLTFNGKERFPQEKHPHESPSIMTIPLWILAGLATVGGFLGITPLFGHILHVPHVLNDSWLSSNAGMGDAGGMVTNRASMITDMHHHEALEWFLVPFSIVVAVGMVLFAFRFYTRHDVAGDQKVQNFFGGFYTAMQNKFYFDEVYNKFIIKPFVWAGTNLVLWFDQNIVDGIVNGTADLISSIGDVFKKLQSGLVSNYLLLLSVGVIVIMTYLIFG; via the coding sequence ATGGAAGCTCTGTACCCTTTAATCATAATCATGCCCATGGTCGGCTCCTTGCTGATCGGACTGGGTGGGTTCTTAAATCCCGGATTACGCAAACAGGAGAGCCTGATAGGTTGGTTAGCTACCGCCTGTGTGGCTTTACCATTTTTGTTGATCCTTCATGCATTCTTCAACTTTGACCCCGCTCAGGGAGCTGTTAAGGTTGAATTGTTCACATGGATGCAAACAACAAGTGGATTTCAGATCAATTTTGATTACCAAATAGATCAGCTTTCCCTGCTTATGGGAATGATCGTAACCGGTGTAGGATCACTGATTCATATCTACTCCATAGGCTATATGCATGGAGATTCTGGTTATTATAAGTTCTTCGCTTATCTCAATCTATTTATCTTCTCCATGAATAACCTGATCCTGGGTGATAACATGGTGGTGATGTTCCTGGGATGGGAAGGGGTAGGACTATGTTCATATCTTCTGATTGGATTCTGGTTTGAAGATATGAATAAGGCGAAAGCAGCACAGAAAGCTTTTGTCGCTAACCGTATTGGTGATTTTGCCCTGATCATCGCTATGCTGATGATCTTTAATCAGATAAACTCTCTTACGTTTGCAGATATCGTAGTAGCTGATTTCGGAGAAAATACCTTCTGGATTGGCTTACTCATTTTTATTGCTGCAACTGGTAAATCAGCTCAGATACCTCTTTTCGTCTGGCTACCAGATGCGATGGCGGGACCAACTCCTGTATCGGCCCTGATCCATGCAGCTACGATGGTAACCTCAGGTATCTACCTGATCACAAGGGTTCACCCTATCTTCCTCGCTGCTGAAGAAGTACTGATGATCATAGTGGTAGTTGCTGCACTTACAGCGATTGTAGCGGCCTTTATTGCCATCGCACAAAATGATATAAAAGCAGTTCTGGCATACTCCACTGTTTCCCAATTGGGCTTTATGTTCATGGCCCTGGGAGCAGGAGCATTCACCACAGCAATCTTCCACGTGATGACACATGCTTTCTTCAAAGCCTGTCTCTTCCTGGGTTCCGGTTCGGTGATTCATGCCATGGAACATATGCATACGGTCGATGATCCCCAGGATATACGAACGATGGGAGGCCTGAAGAAATACATGCCTTCTACTAGTCGAACCTTCTGGATCTCTACCCTGGCAATTTCAGGTATACCTCTATTCTCAGGTTTCTTTTCAAAAGATGAGATATTGAGTAGCCTCTTCTTTAGTGGATATGGAAATACCCTCTACTTTGTGGTTTGGGGAGTAGCCGTATTTACTGCTGCATTGACGGCTTTCTATATGACTCGGGTTACCTTCCTTACATTCAATGGCAAGGAGCGTTTCCCTCAGGAAAAACATCCACACGAAAGTCCTTCCATCATGACTATCCCCTTATGGATTCTTGCTGGATTGGCAACTGTCGGTGGCTTTCTGGGTATTACTCCTCTATTTGGACATATTCTTCATGTACCCCACGTCCTCAATGATAGCTGGCTTTCCAGTAATGCAGGGATGGGAGATGCAGGGGGTATGGTAACCAATAGGGCTTCTATGATTACAGATATGCACCATCATGAAGCACTTGAGTGGTTCCTGGTGCCTTTCTCCATAGTCGTTGCAGTAGGAATGGTTTTATTCGCTTTCAGGTTTTACACACGCCATGATGTGGCAGGAGATCAAAAAGTGCAAAACTTCTTCGGAGGATTCTATACCGCTATGCAGAATAAATTCTACTTCGACGAAGTTTACAATAAATTCATTATCAAGCCTTTTGTTTGGGCAGGAACC
- a CDS encoding PA14 domain-containing protein, whose protein sequence is MNKFALSTIFSGKRISLNLSLGLVFFLSLAALPLFMPPPGLTQAEPIGKFLNGNLPALTPGGGADLEWDSEIAYPNLTFEEPIFMISHPRERRLYVASRTGLIESFGDSANVSTKEPLIDLRNLTSVVHDGGMLGMAFHPDFGDPTSPNRNYIYVYHTVRGEDGRSGPFVCDELCFTCFDNAVWYGSYLRLSRFTVTDGTYTADPNSEQVLLNIRQLNGSHRGGGILFGNDGFLYLTIGDQARFDGAQNIVDNFEGGAIRIDVDMQGGQISHPPRRILGEHAGSLGEISGMGYYIPNDNPWLEADSSIFEEFYAIGLRNPHRMSIDKNTGEIWIGDVGHASKEEIDVLAGGANYGWPLYEANVGPIPRCSIDQIGRGTLTAPIAQVNRSEVECVIGGYVYRGEKHPSLYGKYIYGDCTSKRIFARDTEGDWELLMNFLPAGSLMTFGEDSDGEILIGRQNGNTTLYRLSSRNANPPAPALLSQTGAFKNLNTLEAEIGVIPYDMIEDFWSDGSDKYRWLAIPNDGNPDTPEEKIGFFKNNNWEFPLGTVFIKHFELGGKRLETRFEVHADDGKFYYLTYKWNEDQTDANLLLGSLDEEIMVNGAPQTWHYPSRSECLSCHQSNAGFVLGPKTRYLNSSITYPQTGETANQLYTLSHIGLLSEDISELEVEELPRIPQFDDNSVDLEERARAYIDLNCSYCHQPGASNRAQFDARINTPLSRQKLIFGGVNSPLGIDGARVINPANLNSSILYHRVNSLQEGIAMPPLAKNEIDQEGVDLLNAWISGMENRNNPGGTGLFATYFRDNNLSIQAYTQIDPAVEFSWSEEGTEFPPSPDNFSIRWEGELISMQSGNYTFFVQSDEQLRLWIGRELLIDTWDQGSQEEQSVQVNLDQEEKYKIRLEYRHIDGPSNISLSWSGPGFNKEIIPRYHLFPTSGDNLDLGGRGLLATYFNNEDLTNETLQRIDPQIAFDWGGGSPDPSILAHTFSARWEGSIEVSTSGTYTFYTLTDDGCRLWVNGKLIVDKWVNQGETEWEGQIDLSAGVSIPIKMEYFENGGNASAQLFWKGPRFEKQIVPKSHLFPPGEQSPNRPIPLCIQENEGEFVIEAENYTSIFGGKDNAQWNFWSEVNNGDASDGKAMMASPNLGIRARGLGGPRLDYALYFEEAGTYQLFVRSYKDPNSDGSFFIGLDGTPLMSPNGNGMGYSGIWNWESYADGKSLEITIKEAGKHYLNLWMREDGSLVDKFILKKDFEKPEGIGNLQEEKWDCEDETAIFSLQEYGQDLLITWNLHPQGGIYYQIERSVNGAPHTLLEEGGLPANFASLWDLELSSFEGAKLHYRVRAFDEFDNQILVLGQDLDLSQSVGSFSFQTFPNPVSYNLLINYDNPSRASMQLRILDIQARELKYATIGEGERNGSFEFPIGNWNDGIYFIMLSDGEEVQTKRILVKK, encoded by the coding sequence ATGAACAAATTTGCTTTGTCCACTATCTTTTCAGGCAAAAGGATTTCCCTCAATCTCAGCCTGGGATTGGTCTTTTTCCTTTCTCTCGCGGCTTTGCCTTTGTTTATGCCTCCTCCAGGTTTGACACAGGCAGAACCTATTGGGAAATTCCTCAACGGAAATCTGCCAGCCCTGACTCCGGGAGGAGGAGCAGATTTGGAGTGGGACAGTGAAATTGCCTATCCAAACCTGACGTTTGAGGAACCGATCTTTATGATCTCTCATCCTAGAGAAAGAAGATTGTATGTTGCTTCTCGTACAGGTTTGATTGAAAGCTTTGGAGATAGTGCCAATGTTTCGACCAAAGAACCCCTGATTGATCTCAGAAATCTTACGAGCGTGGTTCATGATGGTGGGATGCTGGGCATGGCTTTTCATCCTGATTTTGGAGACCCCACTTCCCCAAACAGAAATTATATCTATGTATATCATACCGTCAGAGGAGAAGATGGGAGGAGCGGACCTTTCGTTTGTGATGAACTTTGTTTCACCTGTTTCGACAATGCCGTATGGTATGGAAGTTATCTGAGACTTTCTCGCTTTACTGTTACGGATGGAACTTATACGGCTGATCCTAATTCCGAGCAGGTACTCCTAAATATCCGCCAGTTGAACGGATCACATAGAGGGGGTGGAATCCTCTTTGGGAATGATGGTTTTCTCTATCTGACAATTGGAGATCAGGCGAGATTTGATGGTGCCCAGAATATCGTTGACAACTTCGAAGGAGGAGCCATCCGTATCGATGTAGATATGCAAGGAGGACAGATCAGCCATCCTCCCAGAAGAATCCTGGGTGAACATGCAGGTTCTCTAGGCGAAATCAGTGGAATGGGATATTACATCCCAAATGACAATCCCTGGCTCGAAGCTGACAGCAGCATTTTCGAAGAATTTTACGCCATCGGTCTACGGAATCCTCATCGTATGTCCATTGATAAAAATACCGGAGAAATATGGATAGGTGATGTGGGACATGCAAGCAAAGAGGAAATTGATGTTCTGGCCGGAGGAGCCAATTACGGATGGCCTTTATATGAAGCAAATGTAGGACCGATCCCTCGTTGCAGCATCGATCAGATTGGTCGGGGGACCCTTACAGCCCCCATAGCCCAGGTAAATCGCTCTGAAGTAGAATGTGTGATTGGTGGCTATGTATATCGGGGAGAGAAACACCCCAGCCTTTATGGAAAATATATCTATGGAGACTGTACCAGTAAACGGATTTTTGCAAGAGATACTGAAGGAGATTGGGAATTACTGATGAATTTCCTGCCCGCAGGTTCACTCATGACATTTGGAGAAGATTCTGATGGGGAAATCCTGATTGGTCGTCAAAATGGAAACACTACCCTCTACCGACTGAGTTCTCGAAATGCCAATCCGCCAGCCCCCGCTTTATTATCACAAACGGGAGCTTTCAAAAATCTAAATACCCTCGAAGCGGAAATAGGTGTCATTCCCTATGACATGATCGAAGATTTCTGGTCGGATGGTTCGGATAAGTATCGTTGGTTGGCCATCCCGAATGATGGAAACCCCGATACACCAGAAGAAAAGATCGGCTTCTTCAAGAATAATAATTGGGAGTTCCCCCTTGGAACGGTCTTCATCAAACACTTCGAACTGGGAGGCAAACGACTGGAAACCCGCTTTGAAGTACATGCTGACGATGGAAAATTCTACTACCTCACCTATAAATGGAACGAGGATCAGACTGATGCCAACTTACTCTTAGGAAGTCTGGATGAAGAGATTATGGTAAATGGAGCACCTCAGACTTGGCATTATCCCAGCCGTAGTGAATGTCTGAGCTGCCATCAATCCAATGCCGGATTTGTTTTGGGTCCCAAGACCCGATACCTCAATTCTTCCATTACCTATCCCCAAACAGGCGAAACAGCCAATCAGCTATATACCCTGAGTCATATCGGATTACTGAGTGAAGATATTTCTGAATTGGAAGTTGAAGAACTTCCGCGTATCCCTCAATTTGATGACAACTCTGTTGATTTAGAGGAAAGAGCTCGGGCCTATATAGACCTGAACTGTTCCTACTGCCATCAACCCGGAGCCAGCAATCGCGCGCAATTTGATGCCCGAATCAATACCCCTTTATCCCGACAAAAACTCATCTTTGGTGGCGTAAATAGTCCTTTGGGAATAGATGGAGCAAGAGTTATTAATCCTGCTAATCTTAATAGCTCCATTCTTTATCATAGGGTAAACTCCTTGCAAGAAGGGATAGCCATGCCTCCTTTAGCCAAAAATGAAATAGATCAGGAAGGAGTTGATTTACTAAATGCCTGGATCTCAGGTATGGAAAATCGGAACAATCCGGGAGGAACCGGACTGTTTGCAACCTATTTCAGAGATAATAACTTAAGTATTCAGGCCTATACCCAAATCGATCCTGCTGTAGAGTTTAGTTGGAGTGAAGAGGGAACAGAATTCCCTCCTTCTCCAGATAATTTTTCCATTCGCTGGGAGGGGGAGCTTATTTCTATGCAATCTGGCAACTACACCTTCTTTGTACAATCTGATGAACAGCTACGTCTGTGGATCGGCAGAGAGTTACTCATCGACACCTGGGATCAGGGAAGTCAGGAAGAACAAAGTGTACAAGTCAATCTTGATCAGGAAGAAAAATATAAAATCCGACTGGAATACCGGCATATCGATGGCCCTTCCAATATCAGTTTATCCTGGTCGGGGCCTGGCTTTAATAAAGAAATCATCCCTCGTTATCACCTCTTTCCGACTTCGGGAGACAACCTGGATTTAGGAGGAAGAGGCCTATTGGCAACTTATTTTAACAATGAAGACCTGACGAATGAAACCCTGCAAAGAATCGATCCACAAATCGCATTCGATTGGGGAGGTGGATCTCCGGATCCCAGCATTCTGGCACATACTTTCTCTGCACGCTGGGAAGGAAGCATAGAAGTCAGCACCTCTGGAACTTACACCTTCTATACCCTCACAGATGATGGATGCAGGCTTTGGGTAAATGGAAAATTGATCGTTGATAAATGGGTAAACCAGGGAGAAACCGAATGGGAAGGACAAATCGATTTGAGTGCAGGAGTGAGTATTCCAATCAAAATGGAATACTTTGAAAATGGAGGGAATGCATCCGCTCAATTATTCTGGAAAGGCCCTCGTTTTGAAAAACAAATTGTTCCCAAAAGTCATCTCTTTCCTCCTGGTGAGCAATCCCCCAATCGTCCTATTCCCCTTTGTATACAGGAAAATGAAGGAGAATTCGTCATTGAAGCAGAAAACTACACTTCTATTTTCGGAGGAAAAGACAATGCTCAATGGAATTTCTGGTCAGAAGTCAATAATGGGGATGCCAGCGATGGGAAAGCCATGATGGCCTCGCCTAATTTGGGAATCAGAGCCAGAGGCCTGGGAGGACCGAGGTTGGACTATGCGCTTTACTTTGAAGAAGCGGGAACCTACCAACTCTTTGTACGAAGCTATAAAGATCCCAATAGTGATGGTTCTTTTTTCATCGGTCTGGATGGTACTCCCCTGATGAGTCCCAATGGCAATGGTATGGGATATTCAGGTATTTGGAACTGGGAATCCTATGCCGATGGCAAATCTTTAGAAATCACCATAAAGGAAGCAGGAAAACATTACCTCAATCTATGGATGAGGGAAGATGGTAGCCTTGTGGACAAATTCATCCTCAAAAAAGACTTTGAAAAACCAGAAGGCATCGGAAATCTTCAGGAAGAAAAATGGGATTGTGAAGACGAAACTGCCATTTTTAGTTTGCAGGAATATGGTCAAGATCTCTTGATTACCTGGAATTTGCATCCTCAGGGAGGTATTTACTACCAGATTGAGCGTTCTGTAAATGGAGCACCTCATACTTTATTGGAAGAAGGGGGGCTACCTGCAAATTTTGCCAGTTTGTGGGATTTGGAACTCAGCAGCTTTGAGGGGGCCAAACTTCACTATAGAGTTCGTGCCTTTGATGAATTTGACAATCAGATTTTGGTATTGGGACAAGACCTTGATTTGAGTCAGTCTGTCGGCAGCTTTAGTTTCCAAACCTTTCCCAATCCTGTCAGCTACAATCTCCTGATCAATTATGACAATCCTTCCAGGGCTTCTATGCAGTTGCGGATTTTGGATATTCAGGCCAGGGAATTAAAGTATGCGACTATTGGAGAAGGAGAAAGAAATGGTAGCTTTGAATTTCCAATAGGAAATTGGAATGACGGCATCTACTTTATCATGCTTTCGGATGGAGAAGAGGTGCAGACGAAAAGAATTTTAGTCAAAAAATAG
- the kdsB gene encoding 3-deoxy-manno-octulosonate cytidylyltransferase codes for MKILGVIPARYASSRFPGKPLVDIKGKSMIQRVYAQCQASELLDEVIVATDDERIFDHVHAFGGKVLMTAEHHRSGTERLVEIAEKETSYTHFVNIQGDEPFIDPAQIDLLCKLLTSDSEVQIATLVHKIHSYEELINPSMPKVVLDEQGNALYFSRSPIPFIRKEAEQTNWLNHHDFYRHIGIYAFEREVLLKVPLMKKSILEEKESLEQLRWLANGYKIRTAETNKISFAIDSPEDLDRLLESLA; via the coding sequence ATGAAGATCCTGGGTGTGATTCCCGCCAGATATGCTTCCAGCAGATTTCCCGGCAAACCTTTGGTTGACATCAAAGGAAAAAGCATGATTCAGCGAGTCTATGCCCAATGTCAGGCCTCTGAACTTCTGGATGAAGTAATTGTGGCGACGGATGATGAGCGCATTTTCGATCATGTACATGCTTTTGGAGGGAAAGTACTCATGACTGCTGAGCATCACCGATCTGGTACAGAACGTTTGGTAGAGATTGCTGAGAAAGAAACTTCCTATACTCATTTTGTAAATATCCAGGGAGATGAGCCCTTTATCGATCCTGCACAAATCGATCTTTTGTGTAAGCTTTTGACTTCTGACAGCGAGGTTCAGATCGCTACTTTGGTACACAAGATCCATAGCTATGAAGAGCTCATCAATCCCAGCATGCCCAAAGTAGTTCTTGACGAGCAAGGGAATGCTTTGTACTTCAGTAGATCCCCTATCCCTTTTATCCGAAAAGAAGCGGAGCAAACAAATTGGTTAAATCATCATGATTTTTACCGTCATATAGGAATTTATGCCTTCGAAAGGGAAGTTTTGTTGAAAGTTCCCCTGATGAAAAAGAGTATTCTGGAAGAAAAAGAATCTCTTGAGCAACTCCGTTGGCTGGCAAATGGCTATAAGATTCGGACCGCCGAAACGAATAAAATTAGCTTTGCCATTGATTCCCCTGAAGATTTGGATCGCTTACTCGAATCTTTGGCCTAA
- the nuoK gene encoding NADH-quinone oxidoreductase subunit NuoK → MENLIPTTYSYLAVSAVMFALGIIGVMTRKNGIVVFMCIELMLNSVNLALVTFSKMWEVNSPETTVGATGSMLVFFVMCVAAAEAVVGLSVIIALFRNKLDIDINNVNIFKW, encoded by the coding sequence ATGGAAAATCTGATCCCTACTACATACTCTTATTTGGCAGTTAGCGCGGTGATGTTTGCTTTGGGTATCATCGGAGTAATGACAAGAAAAAATGGAATTGTAGTATTCATGTGTATCGAATTGATGCTCAATTCGGTAAATCTGGCTTTGGTTACCTTTTCAAAAATGTGGGAAGTAAACAGTCCGGAAACTACAGTTGGTGCAACGGGTTCGATGCTGGTATTCTTTGTTATGTGCGTGGCAGCGGCAGAAGCGGTAGTTGGCTTATCAGTGATCATTGCGCTTTTTAGAAACAAACTGGACATCGATATTAACAATGTAAATATATTCAAGTGGTAA